AAACTGGAAGCAAATAGAAGGGCAACCCTGGCCATTCTGAAAGGGTTTCTCTGATGCCATCCGGACTTCTCACTTTTAACCTGGTTTTGACACATTGTTTCAGTGGTTTCAAAACCTGCCGCTTTTGAAACCATCTGGGGGAATTGCCAACCGGAATGCAAATCTGGATATGGGGTTTTTAGCATTTCTAGAACAGAACTTCTAATAAATAAATGGCATGTCTACGGAACACTGAAAATATctctaagaaaaaaacaggaagggGATTTTATTCACTTTGCATGTGACTAGCCATAGGTGATTTTGTTGGTAGGAGAACAGGACTATTTTTGAAGTGCTTGACTCTTGGGCTGCCTGAGGTAGGTGAGAGCCCAGAGGGCAGTACTTCAGGCTGGTTTTGTGGTGCATGTGCCAGTGGGAACACAGCTCTTGGTTGGCCACACAGACTGCAAGATTTGCACGTCTCAGTGTCAGTGACTCCTTTGGGTTCTGATACCAAGAGGACACATTGTTTGTGGGTTTGCTCTGACTTGGTGGTGTGAGGTTGCTTTGGGTATGGATGGTTCAAGCTTCAGTACCTCCAAGCACTGATGGGGTTGTGTTTGCCCAGAAGCTCTGTTTCCTAAAAACCAAACTCAACCAAAACCCTAATGTTTGTAAAGGATGTATGTTCAGAGAAGTAGATTGTGTGTGTTAATTTGCTTTGTGTTATGACTCTCTTCCAGTTGGTGCACTACGTGTGGAGTTCTCCCAGCCTGTAAACCTGGAAGAAGTGGCAAGAATAAACCCACAGGTCAAAGCAGGAGGTCATTTTGCTCCAAAAGACTGTATAGCCCTTCAGAAAGTAGCAATAATCATACCATTCAGGAACCGAGAGGAGCACCTGAAGTACTGGCTCTATTACCTGCACCCGATTCTCCAAAGGCAGCAACTAGATTATGGAGTATATGTTATCAACCAGGTAAGATGCTAGAGATAAGCTTTTACACAGCTGTCACAACAGTGCCTGTGCCCCTTAAAATAGAGGAATGGTTGCTTTACTTTGAAAAGCAATAGGCTGACAGGCAGGTTGTAAGGTtgcttaaaaatagaaaaagaaaaggaagaaagatttTGCTTCAATGCTTTTGATGGAGAACCTGAGATCCCCACTTCTGCTCAGGTACAATTCAATCTTAAGAGTTTCTGCTTAAAGAAACCACTTGGTGAGGAGGAAAGAATTCCTAATAGCACAACCCAATTAATTATCTCTTtccaaatgtctttttttcccaactgCTGCAGGAATGGCATGAAGAGATTTTTAAGGTGACAAGTTGGAAGGTAGTGCCTAATTTGTTATGCCATAAATGTGTAGGATTTCACTTTATCAAGCACCTTCTGTTCAAGCTAGTGCACAAAGTCAGGatggagaaaacaaagctgTGGTAGTGGGGCAGGTAAGTGGTTGCCTTCAGGagaatagaaaagaaacaagcaatCATGGGGAAGTTCTtggaggttttggttttggggcttttttttcttgctatctTTTGGCCTTcaatctgtctttaaaaaaaagaaaagcataaaaatgcacatttcacTCAGGACAAGCTGTCTTAATTTATAGCATAATGGTGTTTAAATAAGTGAGTGTTGTTCGCCCTTGGAAAGGCTTAAAATGTGCTGGCATTTTTACAGGCTGCAGGGTGAAAGGGCAGATGCAATTCTGAGAGCCTCAGCAGAGACCACCTTCTGGACAATTGCACTGCAGTGTCTCTCTTGGATATGtatttttatcctcttttcTCAGCTCAGTAAGAATTGAGATGAAATAACATGCTTCTTTAAGTGTTAACTCCTTAAACTTCTGCTTGGATCAGCTGGTGTGTTTGGGCATATCAAACaccatgaatatttaaaatggtCACCCAAGTGATGAATTTCACCACAGACTTGAAAGTAGGGGCAGACTTATCCCGAGAGAGAAAACTGATACTCCATTACTACAATTTCTCTTGCTTTACTCATTTCCAGGGTGCCAGAGATCAGGACAAAAGAGATTTCTGGGTAATTAGCAGTAGTTCCCCGGCACGGCAGCCAAGATGGTTCGGTGCCTGCctctgactgtgcttgtgaCCTGGCAGCCACATTGCTGAGGACACAAGGCATTTCTGCAGCATGTGGACTGGCATGCTGTGCCCTAAAATTGAGCCCTGTAAGGAAACCTATCCTGTGTAAAGCAAGGAGCAGATGGTGCCGCTGTGGTGCAGTGGTGCAGGGCCAGCCGCAGCCCTCCATGCTTTGGGCTGTGTTTCCTTGCACATGCAGCATTTGCCCATGTGAGTTACCACAGGGCTGGCTGAGCCACAGACACTGCTGGTCAGGGGGTGCAGGTGGtgcctccctgctctgagcacagcttGGAAGCGGGAGGGTGGTGTGGCATCCAGCAGTGGTCCTGCGGTGggggctgctgctttcccaggcagcaggTGTAGTCACCTGCCAGCTGTGAGAGCTGCCCGCATGTGGTCTGGGGCATTGCTTGTGAGAGAGCAACCGCCTCCATTGTGAAGAGCTGGCAGTGCAACTGGTGGGGGTGTTTCCCCATCGGTGGTGTTccagggagaggaaagcagtgctggtgcCCCTAAAGGCAGGCAGTGTCTGAAGCCTGATTGgagtccctgctgctgctgtgatggTGCATGCTGGCTTGCATTGCCCTGTGTTGCTGGCTACTCCTCTTCTGTGGTCCTGTTATCTAGCACTAGGGCTGTGTCCTTTACAGTTAACTCTCACAGAAGTATATATGCCATACTACAAGTATATATGGCAGGTATGTATGCCCTGGCCACACCCAGCAGATATAGGTTAGCAAGTTAGACTACTTAATTTGTAAAATAAGTGTTCGCCTTCTGCATGCCTCTAATAAGTCATGTCTAGAAGTAGTGGAGTGGTCAGTGGTAGTAAAACCACTGGATGCATCTCCCAAGGGTGACTGGGAACACCGAATAGAGAGAGATACAGAAAATGTATTAATTCTTCCAGAAGTACAGTAGAAAACAGTCttatttctctgctgtcttgacaattgcttttctctttttcttgtctGTCCTTCCCTTTGCATCtgccctccttttttttttttttattttatttttccttctagtgGGGAAATATTACCTTTACTTGTTAATCCTGTCTATATCAAAGCAATCACTGAAGCAAGGAGAATTACTGTGTGATCTGGTTCTTACACGCTGCCTACATGCTCTTCTGTGCTCCGCATCTCATAGAAAGAAAGAGGAGCGCTGAGCCCTGCTACTGCTGCACTGGTAATGTCAAACTTCTTCCTTTCAGCGCAATGTGTTTCTGTCACGAATCCATTGTGTCTCCACCGTGCTGTTCTTGCATGCCTGAATGCCTCTGAGTAGGACTTGGCTGAATTCAGGGGGGTGATGTTTGTAAAATGTCCAGCATGTAACAGGAGCCAGTGGAAAATAACGTATTATGTTTCACCTTGCACACTCCACCCctagaaaaacccaaaccctgtATGTTGGAGGATTTTTCAGGTAAATCTGAGATGAGGACACATGGCCGGGCACGCTCTGCCCAGGGCCCATCAATGCCGCACAGGTGACAAATTTTCAGTGCCTTCCTCAGCCTCGCTCACTCCCATTATCCATGGCTTCTCCCACACCTGTGGCCATTGCCATGTGGGTGCTCAGGTCTAGAAATTAATCTCACTGCATTTCAGCCCATGCAAATGCCCATGCAGCCAGACTAAAGTTTGGGAAAGGGAAGACTTAGCCAATTCCCTGAAAAGTGGGTAGTTGTTCAACCATTTTCCACTGCCCCCTGGTGCTATTTGCAGTGTCTTGGTAGTAGTTTTCCAGAGAGCTGTGTGTACTTGTGTGTGTGAGGTGGTTGGGGCATCACTCTTACTCGTGTTACTTTGCAGGGGGTATCAGGTATGTGGGCAAAGGAGGGAAttgtgctcagctcctgcttgcCCTTGCAGTGGCAAGGGAGGCAGGTTTCCACTGTGGCTGCTCTCTCCCACTGTCCAGTGTAATTGTGCTGAGGCCTCGAAACACCCTGTGACTGAGAAATACCAAAGTATCTCTTGATATCTCTCTATGGCTCTGGAAATTTGTTTCTACCTGGTCAAGTCCACTGGAGGAAGGACTTCCTCATGGATATTGCCTGTGTGCTTCAGGCTATCTCAGTGTATCTATGACTTAGCCAGCAAGCTCCCATTGGAGGTGATGGCTCTCCTCGTTGGCCAGAAACATACATCCTCACTGTTACCTCCATGATATCTGAAGAGCGTAGGATTCAGGAGAGAGATGCAGCCACATTTCATCTGTGCTGTCTGCAGGAGGAATCACAGAGCTGCCTCCTGTATAGACGTGGGAGGCAGAACAAAGTCAGGACATGTGGCTTCTTGCTGGTTTGCAACTCCTTTAGTATGAATAACGATTCCAAAaacctcaatttttttctgtctagcACTAAAAAAAGAATGCTTCTTTGGCAGGTCTGGCTGAACAAACTAGATTTAGCTAAGGTAAGGGATGGGAAGTAAAAAAGCCTGCATGTTGTTTTGCTCAGGCTGATCACTCACCTCCAGGTGCAAGCAGTATCAGTGTCAGACCTTGGAGGACTGAGGCAGCAATTTGTTCTAGGAATGACAGAGTGAATTCAGGAGCCAGAAGCAGGTGCTGGGCACCAGCAGTGAACTCAGACATGGGTTAAATTTCAGGACAAGAGAACACTGGGACAAAATtgtcaggaaaaagaaaatagaaaaaatgtgCTTGGACTACGTATTTTCCGTCTGAAAGCCTAGGAAAGCATGGAGGCTATGTCTAGAGCTTGACTGCATTGTCAAACTAGCAGTCCTCTGTGTGCTGCCTCGCTCTTCAGGATAATGCTCCTCTGTCTGAGCAAGTCCAAACGAATCTATTTCTTTGTGACAAATAGCATCATTCATGGGATGACAAGCTACCAGGCAGAGGTGAGGGATGGAGGTTTTTTCAGTTGTGCTTTACCTGCTTTCTCAAGGGTCACCAGCAGGTACCGCGCTCTGTGCTAACCTGGACGGAAGTTTTCACAGCtctggtttgttgtttggttgtttttccaGAATGTTTGGGATCAGTCAAAGATTGCAGCATGCAAGTTTTAAGAGATTTGAATCTGAGATACCACAAGCACACCAGGGCTTCCACATTGCCTTAGGTAAAGAAACAGAGCTTctgcaaaaagcaaaacctcttttttttgttccaaTATATTTTGTTAAAGCCCCACATACCTTCTGGGACAGAAAACCAGCCTCCTGCTGTCAGAGCAGTCACAGTTGGTAACAGCCTTACAAAGTTTGCTGCATGAGCTACACTCTCACTGTAAAGTTAGTAAAAAATGGCTTGGAGAGggttctttgttttcttgtatAGGTTGTATAGATTCCCTTCTTCCTAGTCTTTTGGATGCCAGAGTGTGAAGCTGTGTAGCCATTTGGGAGGAGAGTGACAGTGCCCACATGAACTGTTtgtgctgtgtcctgtccctctccGTGCACAGGGCTCCAGTGTGAGCTCTGCCAGGGTCCTGTGGGTGAGGTGGCAGGAAGGGTCTTGCATGCTCTTGGTGCAAAACTCTCTGTGCTTTGAGATTTTTTGTGGAGAGGTTTAAAAACAACAGCTCCTTATAGCACTGCTAATCTCCATGTGTCACCCAGAAGAGTTAGAGGCTACCCAAAAGCAGTGGCTAAGTACAGCTGAGTCTCTGCTGGTAACAAAATTGGTGCCCTTTGTCTTGAATTTCATTAGGAAAAGAGCAGCCAAATGAGGCTGCTCTCCTAGACTGGCCCCAGCAGTTGCTTTGAGGTGTGAGCACGTTGCACTTTGCACCAGCACCAGGATGAGTTCCCCTCAGAACCTTTGAGCCAAGTTTGGATTTGGTGTCGTGGGACCTGAGGAGTACTGGGCAGCAGCCTTTGCTGGCGAAAGAAAACCCTCCAATCTCATGACCTCAGCTGGttcctctccccagcctctTTGTTCCACTTGCCTTCATTTTCTGTACTTGAGTTTTCACTGCTCTTGCTTTATGCATGATGGTGATCATCCAGCCACCACCTTATTGTTGTGTGAACCCTTTTGTTTTGGGTGAGGATGCTGAGAATTTGCTCAGATCCTCTTCCATGAAATCTTACTCCTCCCTGTGAAGTCATTTATGCCCAAGGCAGGTGAGGAATGCTTTTGAAAACTGGTttgacatttgcattttaaaacctTCATTTGGAATATACTTGGGGCTGTTTCAAGAACCTGCATTGGCTCTTCAGCAGCAGATCTGTTAATCAGTCTGGATTAAACAGTTACCAAAATTATTGCTTATTAGCCAGATAAAGCCGTTACAAAGAGTGTGGTATTtcaagctgctgctccttgggcACAGTATTTTATCCATCTTTGATTTGCATCCCATGATGGGTGTGCGGTAGTGCAGGTTAGGGGTACAGCTTGCACAGTGGAGGAGTCCTTTGTCTTAATACTGCTCAGAGAATGTGAAGGACTAAAATTTGAATGGATTTGGCAGTCTTTGTTTCCAGACTGGCAAAAACCTTCAGTCTCTTTGAGCGATGCCCTGTGAGTTCCTTTCTACCTGCTCTGTTCCCTTGTaagggtttgggtttgaagctgctgctgcagagtggGGTCTTTGATTGGAAATCCTTACTCTCAAACCACCAGTATTCTTGGGTTTTGGGTATGATCTTTCAGCTAAAAAGCTAAAGTACTCAGCAATTTGTGAGCCTGTACTTGTGCTCAAATCCACATGtgcttttgaagtgtttttGCCTGAAAAAGGCTGAACAGGTTCTCCTCAAGTGTTTCATTACTTGAGGAGGAAAGTGGAGATTTTCCTGCCCTGCTTTTTGCCAGTCCCTTCATTAGCTGTGCTTACCCTGAGATAAATATGCCCTGCTGTAGTGTCAGCTCTTTTCAAGTCCTTCCCATCATGGTGAGAGCCTTCCTGATTGCATTTTCCCATCAAGGCCCCCAGGACAGATAAATAGTGGTGGAAGAGCACCAACTAAGGGGATGCTGCCACTGTAAGCATCTGCTTACTGTGGTGGCAGCATCCGTCTCTCAAGCTGTAGCCCTTTCAGGAAGCAGCTCATGCTGGCCTGCCATGCAGTAACCAAAGCTGTGTGTCATAGCCATGTGCTGAacctgctgctcagagcccagggagcatcctgctcctctgcattCATGGCTGCTCAGGGCTTGGCAGAGGGtcagagaagagcagcaaaGCATCAGATCTTGGCTCCTGGTGCCATCTTGTGCTTTGCAAATCAGGTTTGGCATGTGATCACACATTGctcagcagtggctgtgccacAGTCTCACAGCCATGTTGTGGCAAAGCTTAGGAGGAAGGTGCTGGCCACAGCAAGGTTTTGGTCCATGGTCCTGGTCATGGCTGTAAGCTAAAGCACTGCCAATGTTTCTGTCTGTAGCAAGAGTCCCTTCTTCCAGAGGAGCTCAACTCtttttgcttctctctgctgctccaggaagcCCCACCTGCTTGCCCTGTATAAGAAAATTCAATCCTTAAATGCCTGTGCATAGAGTGGGACATAGGGACTGCTTACTATCTTATCAAACCTGCCCTCCTGGGGGCTCCCACCAAGAGATGGGAGCTGAGTTGGGTCTAGCCTTTCCTCAGGCATTTTTCTTGCCTCCACGGTTTgcagctgtcccaggtgtcaTTGTCCCACAGGCAGCATTTGGGGGTCACTGGAGGTCTGCTGCAAACATGCCATGGGTGCTGCAAAGGCAGTGCTTGAGCTCGAGCTCAGTCCATCATCAGGCATGTCAGCCCAAAGCAGCAACACTGGCATCTGGCAACAGGTAAGAAACTACTGATGTCAACTCTCATATTTAAGTCACTTatctgtttttgtttgtttttaaattaggaTGGAGAAGAAGAATTTAACCGTGCTAAACTGCTGAATATTGGATTTGCAGAGGCCTTGAAGGAATATGACTATGATTGCTTTGTGTTTAGTGATGTAGACCTCATCCCAATGGATGACAGGAACACCTACAAATGTTACAGCCAGCCACGGCACCTCTCTGTATCCATGGATAAATTTGGATTTCGGTGAGACGCCTTTTGGAGTGGCATCTGTTTCCTAATACCATTGCCAGCCTAACAGGGCAGGCGCAGTGTTATGCATCCCCGCCCACCATTGAAAGCATGGGGAAGCATCTCTCCCAAAAGCCTGTCTTAAcatgcacagccctgcagggagcgggtggctgcaggggagaaaggcagagaaatgcAGCTGAGCAGTTTATTAAAATTCACAGCTTCTGGAAGGTGAAACGAAGGGTGAGGAAGAGCTAAGCAGCTTTCGTTTTGCAGATGCCCACATATCCTTTCTTGTATTTCAGTCTGGAAGCTGGAAGACAGCTAGTATTTCTACCCAGTCTGAAAAGTGAGACACTCTTACACAGTGAGAATTATGTGCAGCTTTAAAAAGACTGCATCAGACACTATCTTAAGAGCAAGACAAAAATTTTTTGGCTGTTTGGTTTTATGTCACTGAGAGAGCTGCCCTGGTAcatgagagcagcacagagcgAAACTTCTTGCAGCATACATTTGGGTTTAGCAAGCTGTTCTGAACAAAAACATGTCttgctttccctttctgttatttttttccctgttccaaATCCCTAAGGAGGAGTTTAAAAGCTCATCTATAAAGTGAAGACTGGTCATGACCCTGTGGTGGCCAGTAGTGCTAAAGCTATAGCACTGGTAGTGTTGGCAGGGTCTCTACATGTCTCCACTCCAGACCCAagccctgcttggagcaggaCTGCCActgacactgcagcagctgcagttctTTCTTGCACAGAGGTGAAACTTCAAACAGAAATGCACGGCCCTGGGGATTTCTCTGCTTGTTAAAGCAGAGACAGGTCTGCACTAGGTCCTGGTGATCCCTGTGTGGACCCTCTCCTTGTGCTCTGGGTCTGAATTTCATCTGTCCCCAATCTCCTGGTGAATTGTCCTGTTTCAGGTGGGAGTTGGTTGGCTTTCTGTATGCAAGATCATCCTGCCAGCTCAGTTTTGAGCTGCAAGCTTAATTTTGGGGCACTAAGGAGTGTGGAGGTGAGCGgtagagctgcaggaggagaaggctCTGTGGCACATCCAATGTCTGTCTGAGCTCTTGCTACTCCTGTGGCATTCATGTCACCTTCGGTGAGGTGATATATATTTCAGCCTGTACTTTGAGGACAGTGTAAAGCTTAGTAAAAGGCTGCAGCTACTTCCAGTTGCAAAATACTTTCAGATATATTTGGGACTGACCCTACCAGTTCTGTCTCCCTCAGCTGAGTCCACAGTACCACAACACATGGCTGCTTTCTGTGGCAGGAAGGTGCCTTGCAGTGGTGCTGGCTGTGTGTGGGCTGGGTGAAGGGCAGCAGCAAGCCCTTTTCAGGCAGGCAGGCTGCCCCTTGGCTAACACTTCTTCTCCTCTAATGtgctcttttctctgcttccaggTTGCCTTACAATCAGTATTTTGGAGGTGTGTCTGCCCTGAGCAAAGAACAGTTCACAAAGATCAATGGGTTCCCAAACAATTACTGGGGCTGGGGTGGTGAAGATGATGACATTTATAACaggtaaataatttttcctccttGGCACCCTGAGGTGCATTCAGGGTGGGGATGAACACAGACCTGCTGTTCTCACCTGGGTGTGGGGGGGGACATAGGGTGTCTCCAGGCAGGAGGTGAAGGTGGTGTATGGGCAACCTGCTGGTCAGTGAGAGCATGTTCCTTCCTGCTGGGTTTCTCACCCATTTCTCAGCTCCCAGGGTGCGGTGGGAAGGGCCTCTAGTTGGAAAAGTCACACCCCGACCCCCTCCCCCTGCCATTGTTCATTCTCCCCTATAGCCTCACCAGCATC
This sequence is a window from Vidua chalybeata isolate OUT-0048 chromosome Z, bVidCha1 merged haplotype, whole genome shotgun sequence. Protein-coding genes within it:
- the B4GALT1 gene encoding beta-1,4-galactosyltransferase 1; translation: MKEPSLPGTSLQRACRLLVAFCALHLSATLLYYLAGSALGPPGSPEPPPRRPPPANLSLPLSRSSPPASRARSLPAEPPPPPGPCPEPSPLLIGALRVEFSQPVNLEEVARINPQVKAGGHFAPKDCIALQKVAIIIPFRNREEHLKYWLYYLHPILQRQQLDYGVYVINQDGEEEFNRAKLLNIGFAEALKEYDYDCFVFSDVDLIPMDDRNTYKCYSQPRHLSVSMDKFGFRLPYNQYFGGVSALSKEQFTKINGFPNNYWGWGGEDDDIYNRLVFKGMGISRPDAVIGKCRMIRHSRDRKNEPNPERFDRIAHTRETMNSDGLNTLSYKVLRIDKYPLYTKITVDIGSPNS